A window of Candidatus Dojkabacteria bacterium contains these coding sequences:
- a CDS encoding deoxyribonuclease IV, giving the protein MERYLGAHVSASGGLKNAIANGLELEVNSIQTMFSAPMRWSTKDIDEKQIEEFAEAAANSNIKKILFHGVYLINLARAEKQMFHLSKLSLLTHLSASAKLAEGIKERGSECEVLGVTFHPGSAKDLTPEEGVKRISYGLNWILEQLKGGMILLESSAGSGQIMGDTLEELVAMREGVEDKARVGYVLDTQHMFVSGYDWRDNLDGIISQIESTIGLENVKAFHLNDSMKPFDSHKDRHANLGEGEIGSEAIKKLLSHSKLADKPFILETPNLKSMATARKEVAVLKSLAQ; this is encoded by the coding sequence GTGGAAAGATATTTAGGAGCACATGTTTCGGCGTCGGGAGGCTTGAAGAATGCTATAGCCAACGGTTTAGAGCTTGAAGTAAATTCAATCCAGACAATGTTTTCTGCTCCGATGCGCTGGTCTACTAAGGATATCGATGAGAAGCAGATCGAAGAGTTCGCCGAAGCAGCCGCAAACTCAAATATTAAGAAAATCCTATTTCACGGAGTGTACCTGATTAATCTCGCTCGTGCCGAGAAGCAGATGTTTCATCTGAGTAAGCTTTCACTTTTAACCCACCTATCCGCTTCGGCAAAATTAGCTGAGGGCATCAAAGAGAGAGGCTCGGAGTGCGAGGTGTTAGGGGTAACATTCCACCCAGGCTCGGCTAAAGATCTGACTCCAGAAGAAGGGGTTAAGCGTATTTCATATGGTCTTAACTGGATTTTAGAGCAGCTAAAAGGTGGGATGATTCTGCTTGAATCGTCGGCAGGATCTGGTCAGATTATGGGCGACACACTTGAAGAGCTAGTCGCGATGCGTGAAGGCGTTGAGGACAAGGCACGCGTCGGATATGTCTTAGATACGCAGCATATGTTTGTCTCTGGATACGACTGGCGTGATAATCTCGACGGGATAATTTCACAAATTGAATCCACAATCGGCCTCGAAAATGTAAAAGCCTTTCACCTAAACGACTCGATGAAACCTTTTGATTCTCATAAAGATCGTCACGCAAATCTTGGCGAGGGTGAGATAGGTAGTGAAGCTATTAAAAAGCTACTATCCCATTCAAAGCTCGCAGACAAGCCATTCATACTTGAAACACCCAATTTAAAAAGCATGGCAACTGCTCGAAAGGAGGTGGCCGTATTGAAGTCGCTCGCACAGTAA
- a CDS encoding RNA polymerase sigma factor: MKSNAQSEKHKKIMRRKSQKLFEKCYFDNRKAVFFYIYRKVNKKELAEDLTADVFVKLAEHPEVLQDRDANGVKAWLFTVSRNKVIDHFRKLGRNMQQVEMEEEIFEIVTQDEPGYLESLAKDEEVQLMLAVVEGLTSEEKEIITLRFHDDLQFAEIAETLGKSEGAVKMTLYRALEKVKAKMEYRDESDDLNLESLVNEDDQDQDIDQ; encoded by the coding sequence ATGAAATCAAATGCTCAAAGTGAAAAACATAAGAAAATTATGCGCAGGAAGTCACAAAAGCTATTCGAGAAATGTTACTTTGATAACCGGAAAGCGGTATTTTTCTACATCTATCGAAAAGTAAACAAAAAGGAACTCGCTGAAGATCTCACGGCCGATGTGTTTGTGAAGTTAGCCGAGCATCCCGAAGTACTTCAAGATAGAGACGCCAACGGTGTTAAAGCTTGGCTCTTTACAGTATCAAGAAATAAAGTGATTGACCATTTCAGAAAGCTTGGCCGCAATATGCAGCAGGTTGAAATGGAGGAGGAGATTTTTGAAATTGTAACTCAGGATGAGCCTGGCTACCTTGAAAGTCTTGCTAAAGATGAAGAGGTTCAGCTCATGCTAGCTGTGGTTGAGGGACTTACCTCAGAAGAAAAAGAGATAATCACCCTGCGATTCCACGATGACCTCCAATTTGCAGAGATAGCCGAGACACTTGGTAAAAGCGAGGGCGCTGTAAAAATGACCTTATATAGAGCCTTGGAGAAAGTTAAAGCCAAGATGGAGTATAGAGATGAATCTGATGATCTGAATCTTGAGAGTCTGGTTAATGAAGATGACCAGGATCAGGATATAGATCAGTGA